A window from Luteibacter flocculans encodes these proteins:
- a CDS encoding GNAT family N-acetyltransferase, whose amino-acid sequence MNMPTSPEFLTARLRLNRLLPADATALYDYRSDANVARYQGWWPTDLAQAEAFIATQAAQVFGSPESWCQLAIRDRDSSELIGDIGIHFPGTTDDAIEFGVTLHPDRQGRGYAREALDRAIDLAFREWGYRRAVGSVDPRNAASMALLRSLGFRQEAHHVASYRFRGEWVDDVIFAMLATEWQGG is encoded by the coding sequence ATGAACATGCCCACGTCTCCCGAGTTTCTCACCGCGCGCCTGCGCCTGAATCGCCTGCTGCCTGCGGATGCGACGGCGCTGTACGACTACCGCAGCGACGCGAACGTCGCGCGGTATCAGGGCTGGTGGCCTACCGATCTCGCTCAGGCGGAAGCGTTCATCGCGACACAAGCCGCGCAGGTCTTCGGCTCACCGGAGAGCTGGTGCCAACTGGCGATCCGGGATCGCGATTCGTCCGAGCTGATCGGGGATATCGGTATCCATTTCCCGGGCACGACCGACGACGCCATCGAGTTTGGCGTCACATTGCATCCCGACCGCCAGGGTAGGGGCTATGCGCGCGAGGCGCTGGATAGGGCGATCGATCTGGCGTTCCGCGAATGGGGTTATCGCCGTGCCGTGGGCTCGGTGGACCCACGCAATGCAGCCAGCATGGCCTTGCTGCGCTCGCTGGGCTTTCGTCAGGAAGCGCATCACGTCGCGAGCTATCGCTTTCGCGGGGAATGGGTGGACGACGTCATCTTCGCGATGCTTGCGACGGAGTGGCAGGGCGGCTAG
- a CDS encoding bifunctional riboflavin kinase/FAD synthetase produces MTLRLHRDVDGPCLAPEGSVLAIGAFDGLHLGHQTILAEVCRRAAARGAVPAVITFEPLPRAFFSKEPVPRLSGVREKAEGMTAAGIRELLSLRFDRALTEMSAETFVRQVIVARMGAREVWVGEDFRFGHSRTGDFALLQAMGAELGFTAHAVPPVLVDGERVSSTRVRSLLAASDFAGATRLLGRPFVIDGHVERGQQLGRTLGYPTANVHLNERVSPVHGIFAVRIGVGDGPCSWPGVASLGYRPTVNAVREPLLEAHLFDFSGDLYGQRIGVEFVRKLRDEEKFDGLDALTAQMRKDEIAARQALGMNPILVDA; encoded by the coding sequence ATGACGCTGCGACTCCATCGCGACGTCGACGGCCCCTGCCTCGCGCCCGAGGGCAGCGTCCTCGCGATTGGCGCTTTCGACGGCCTGCATCTGGGTCACCAAACCATCCTCGCGGAAGTCTGCCGGCGTGCGGCGGCACGCGGCGCGGTGCCGGCCGTCATTACGTTCGAGCCGCTGCCGCGCGCGTTCTTCTCCAAGGAACCCGTGCCTCGCCTGTCCGGCGTGCGCGAGAAAGCCGAAGGCATGACGGCGGCTGGCATCCGCGAACTGCTGTCGTTGCGTTTCGATCGCGCGTTGACCGAAATGTCCGCAGAGACCTTCGTGCGCCAGGTGATCGTGGCGCGCATGGGCGCGCGCGAGGTCTGGGTGGGCGAGGACTTCCGCTTCGGTCACAGCCGCACCGGCGATTTCGCCCTGCTCCAGGCGATGGGTGCCGAGCTGGGTTTCACGGCGCATGCCGTCCCGCCCGTGCTCGTCGACGGTGAGCGCGTGTCGTCCACTCGCGTGCGCAGCTTGCTCGCGGCCAGCGATTTCGCGGGTGCCACGCGTCTGCTTGGCCGACCCTTCGTGATCGACGGTCACGTCGAACGGGGGCAGCAGTTGGGGCGGACCCTTGGTTATCCCACCGCGAACGTCCATCTCAACGAACGGGTGAGCCCGGTGCACGGCATCTTCGCGGTGCGGATCGGCGTTGGCGATGGCCCGTGCAGCTGGCCGGGCGTGGCCAGCCTGGGCTACCGCCCGACGGTCAACGCGGTTCGCGAGCCGTTGCTCGAGGCGCACCTGTTCGATTTCTCCGGTGACCTCTACGGACAGCGCATCGGCGTGGAGTTCGTGCGGAAGCTGCGCGACGAAGAAAAGTTCGACGGCCTCGACGCCCTGACCGCCCAGATGCGCAAGGACGAGATCGCCGCCCGGCAGGCCCTTGGGATGAACCCCATACTTGTCGATGCATGA
- a CDS encoding SDR family oxidoreductase, whose product MDIKGNTILITGGGSGIGRALAEAFHTRGNQVVIAGRRQAALDATTTANPGMRSALLDIEDPASIRDFASRMRRDFPALNVVVHNAGIMRPERLTDGNVADAEAIVTTNLLGPIRLNAALMAHLLAQPKATIMTVSSGLAFLPMALTPTYCATKAAIHSYSESLRYQLKDTSVQVIELVPPYVQTELMGERQKDDPNAMPLDAFITEVMQLLESTPDAHEILVERVKPLRFAEANGGYAGFFKQFNDNVADHAP is encoded by the coding sequence ATGGACATCAAGGGCAACACTATTCTCATCACCGGCGGCGGTTCGGGCATCGGGCGCGCTCTCGCCGAAGCCTTTCACACGCGCGGCAACCAGGTCGTGATCGCCGGGCGTCGGCAAGCCGCGCTGGATGCCACGACGACAGCCAACCCCGGCATGCGGTCCGCCCTGTTGGATATCGAAGATCCGGCATCGATTCGCGACTTCGCCAGCCGCATGCGGCGCGACTTCCCTGCCTTGAACGTGGTCGTCCACAACGCGGGCATCATGCGTCCGGAACGGTTGACAGACGGCAACGTCGCCGACGCGGAAGCGATCGTCACGACCAATCTGCTCGGGCCCATTCGCCTCAACGCGGCGCTGATGGCGCACCTGCTCGCCCAGCCGAAAGCCACGATCATGACCGTCTCGTCTGGCCTCGCCTTCCTGCCGATGGCATTGACGCCCACCTATTGCGCCACGAAGGCCGCGATCCACTCCTATTCCGAATCGTTACGCTACCAGCTGAAGGACACGTCGGTGCAGGTGATCGAACTGGTGCCGCCTTATGTCCAGACGGAGCTGATGGGCGAGCGACAGAAAGACGATCCGAACGCGATGCCGCTCGATGCGTTCATTACCGAGGTGATGCAGCTTCTGGAGAGCACGCCCGACGCGCACGAGATTCTCGTCGAGCGGGTGAAGCCGCTGCGCTTCGCCGAAGCAAACGGTGGGTACGCCGGATTCTTCAAGCAGTTCAACGACAACGTGGCCGATCACGCGCCATGA
- the ispH gene encoding 4-hydroxy-3-methylbut-2-enyl diphosphate reductase, with protein MDILLANPRGFCAGVDRAIAIVERALESYGAPIYVRHEVVHNRYVVERLRADGAVFVEELDEVPDGATVIFSAHGVPKAVREEADRRRLNVFDATCPLVTKVHMEVARLGRAGHDVVLIGHAGHPEVEGTMGQWNPANSGHIYLVESVEDVAALRPSQPDRLAFVTQTTLSVDDTIAIIGALRAKFINIEGPRKDDICYATQNRQDAVRRLADAVDLVLVVGSVNSSNSNRLKELAEKQGVTSYLIDGAEHIERSWLDGASRIGVTAGASAPEKLVQEVIARLQSWGAGSVRELDGEAENITFALPKELRLAS; from the coding sequence TTGGACATCCTCCTCGCCAACCCCCGTGGTTTCTGTGCCGGCGTCGATCGCGCCATCGCTATCGTCGAGCGCGCTCTTGAGTCATATGGTGCGCCCATCTACGTGCGCCACGAGGTGGTCCACAACCGCTACGTCGTGGAGCGCCTGCGCGCCGATGGCGCCGTCTTCGTGGAAGAACTCGACGAAGTGCCCGACGGCGCCACCGTGATCTTCAGTGCCCACGGCGTGCCCAAGGCGGTGCGCGAGGAAGCCGACCGTCGCCGTCTCAACGTCTTCGACGCTACCTGTCCGCTGGTCACCAAGGTCCACATGGAAGTCGCGCGCCTGGGCCGGGCGGGCCACGACGTGGTGCTGATCGGTCATGCCGGCCACCCCGAAGTGGAAGGCACGATGGGGCAGTGGAACCCCGCCAACAGTGGGCACATCTATCTCGTGGAATCGGTGGAAGACGTGGCCGCCTTGCGCCCGTCGCAGCCGGATCGCCTCGCCTTCGTCACCCAGACCACGCTCTCGGTGGACGACACCATCGCCATCATCGGCGCGCTGCGCGCCAAGTTCATCAACATCGAAGGTCCGCGCAAGGACGACATCTGCTACGCCACGCAGAACCGTCAGGATGCGGTACGCCGCCTGGCCGACGCCGTGGATCTCGTGCTCGTGGTGGGCTCGGTGAACAGTTCCAACTCGAACCGGCTCAAGGAGCTGGCCGAGAAGCAGGGGGTGACCTCCTACCTGATCGACGGCGCCGAACACATCGAGCGCAGTTGGCTGGACGGCGCCTCGCGCATTGGTGTCACGGCGGGTGCCTCCGCCCCGGAGAAACTGGTGCAGGAAGTGATCGCGCGCCTGCAATCCTGGGGCGCTGGCAGCGTGCGGGAACTGGACGGCGAGGCAGAAAACATCACCTTCGCCCTGCCCAAGGAGCTCCGCCTGGCAAGCTGA
- a CDS encoding winged helix-turn-helix transcriptional regulator gives MAPKPAKKTYDEPCRALGETRTDAELDALVRGIIDRVADRWTMLTLEVLADHGRLRFGRLAELIGDVSQKMLTKTLRQMEADGLVTRTVYPVVPPRVEYELTPIGLGLGAAFCNVWLWAEKHRAEIEAARVAYAERNSAA, from the coding sequence ATGGCACCGAAGCCTGCTAAGAAAACCTACGACGAACCCTGCCGCGCCCTGGGTGAGACCCGCACCGACGCCGAACTCGACGCCCTGGTAAGAGGCATCATCGACCGCGTGGCGGACCGATGGACGATGCTCACCCTAGAGGTGCTGGCCGACCATGGGCGCCTTCGCTTCGGTCGCCTGGCCGAGTTGATTGGAGACGTCAGCCAGAAGATGCTGACCAAGACCTTGCGGCAGATGGAAGCCGACGGGCTGGTCACGCGAACGGTGTATCCGGTCGTGCCGCCTCGCGTCGAATACGAACTCACACCCATCGGCCTCGGTCTCGGTGCGGCCTTCTGCAACGTGTGGCTATGGGCCGAGAAGCATCGAGCGGAGATCGAGGCGGCGCGTGTTGCCTATGCGGAGCGCAACTCGGCGGCATGA
- the ileS gene encoding isoleucine--tRNA ligase: protein MTQDYKNTINLPQTDFPMRGDLPKREPGWLATWERVGRYAQIQEKTAARDKVFVLHDGPPYANGAIHLGHAVNKVLKDVVVKSKLMAGYRAPYVPGWDCHGLPIEIAIEKKFGKAGDKLDAAAFRQKCREYAMSQIDLQRADFKRLGVLGDWERPYRTLDFTYEADMIRALARIVANGHVVRGAKPVYWCFDCGSALAEAEIEYADKTSPAVDVAYHAVDPVSFGALFGVAAGDADIAVPIWTTTPWTLPSSQAVSLGGEIEYALVEGPVHNGKPLLLVIASALAEKALARYGVESVNVLAHVQGAVLENQPLRHPFYDRKVPIILGDHVSAEDGTGAVHTAPDHGAEDFAVGQNYGIGTLNYVDGRGVYRADLPLAGDVSFAGVHIWKANDQIVDLLRDRGVLLASAKLTHSYPHCWRHKTPVIFRATPQWFIGMEQADLRRTALTSIKSVRWVPGWGEERIAGMVEGRPDWCISRQRTWGVPITLFINKDTHEPHPDSVALMEKVAKKVALEGIDCWFTLDPRELLGDDADRYEKVTDVLDVWFDSGVSHFAVVGARPELQAGDAAEYKVMYLEGSDQHRGWFQSSLLTSAAIHGRAPYDHVLTHGFTVDAQGRKMSKSLGNGIEPQDIMKTLGADILRLWICSTDYRNEMSLSDEILKRVADTYRRIRNTARFLLGNLDGFDPDKHLLATGACLDLDRWAVQQAADTQAAIVAAYERYDFPEIVQRVQNFCTNELGALYLDITKDRLYTMPTDSHGRRSAQSAMYRILEAMLRWLAPILSFTAEEVWAHMPGSRGESVLFETFYDGLDVRQDGDARGHWSTLLAIRETASRVLEGMRKTGQIGASLDATLTLHADTATQAALSASASELRFFFITSDVTPAPLDDRPATAERVELEGAEVYVSAAVSEAVKCVRCWHHRPDVGVDPAHPEICGRCVENVTGQGEDRRWF, encoded by the coding sequence ATGACCCAGGATTACAAGAACACCATCAACCTGCCGCAGACGGACTTCCCGATGCGCGGCGACCTGCCCAAGCGCGAGCCGGGCTGGCTTGCGACCTGGGAGCGGGTGGGCCGCTACGCGCAGATTCAGGAGAAGACGGCCGCGCGCGACAAGGTGTTCGTGCTGCACGACGGCCCGCCGTACGCCAACGGCGCCATTCACCTGGGTCACGCGGTGAACAAGGTGCTCAAGGACGTGGTGGTCAAGTCCAAGCTCATGGCGGGCTACCGCGCGCCGTACGTGCCGGGCTGGGATTGCCATGGTCTCCCCATCGAGATCGCCATCGAGAAGAAGTTCGGCAAGGCGGGCGACAAGCTCGACGCCGCGGCGTTCCGGCAGAAGTGCCGTGAATACGCGATGTCGCAGATCGACCTGCAGCGCGCCGACTTCAAGCGACTCGGTGTGCTCGGCGACTGGGAGCGGCCGTATCGCACGCTCGACTTCACCTACGAAGCGGACATGATCCGCGCGCTGGCGCGCATCGTTGCCAATGGCCATGTGGTGCGCGGCGCCAAGCCGGTGTACTGGTGCTTCGATTGCGGCTCGGCGCTGGCCGAGGCGGAGATCGAATACGCGGACAAGACTTCCCCTGCCGTCGACGTCGCTTATCACGCCGTCGATCCGGTCTCCTTCGGTGCGCTGTTCGGCGTCGCCGCCGGCGATGCGGACATCGCAGTACCCATCTGGACCACGACGCCCTGGACGCTGCCGTCCAGCCAGGCGGTGTCGCTGGGTGGCGAGATCGAATACGCGCTCGTGGAAGGCCCCGTGCACAACGGCAAGCCGCTGCTGCTCGTGATCGCCTCCGCGCTGGCGGAGAAGGCGCTCGCGCGCTACGGCGTCGAGAGCGTGAACGTGTTGGCGCACGTCCAAGGTGCCGTGCTGGAGAACCAGCCGCTGCGCCATCCGTTCTATGACCGCAAGGTGCCCATCATCCTTGGCGACCACGTGTCCGCCGAGGATGGTACCGGTGCTGTGCATACTGCGCCCGACCACGGTGCGGAAGACTTCGCGGTGGGGCAGAACTACGGCATCGGCACACTCAACTACGTGGATGGTCGCGGTGTCTACCGCGCCGATCTGCCGTTGGCGGGCGACGTGTCCTTCGCAGGCGTCCACATCTGGAAAGCCAACGACCAGATCGTCGACCTGCTGCGCGACCGCGGCGTCCTGCTCGCGTCGGCGAAGCTCACCCATAGCTACCCGCACTGCTGGCGGCACAAGACGCCGGTGATCTTCCGCGCCACGCCGCAGTGGTTCATCGGCATGGAGCAGGCCGACCTGCGCCGCACCGCGCTCACCTCGATCAAGTCCGTGCGCTGGGTGCCGGGCTGGGGCGAGGAGCGCATCGCCGGCATGGTCGAGGGACGTCCCGACTGGTGCATCTCGCGTCAGCGCACCTGGGGCGTGCCGATCACCTTGTTCATCAACAAGGACACGCACGAACCGCATCCTGACTCCGTCGCGTTGATGGAAAAGGTGGCGAAGAAGGTCGCGCTCGAAGGCATCGACTGCTGGTTCACGCTGGACCCGCGCGAACTGCTGGGCGACGACGCGGACCGCTACGAGAAGGTTACCGACGTTCTCGACGTCTGGTTCGATTCCGGTGTGAGCCACTTCGCCGTGGTCGGCGCGCGTCCTGAGCTTCAGGCTGGCGATGCCGCCGAATACAAAGTGATGTACCTGGAAGGTTCCGACCAGCATCGCGGTTGGTTCCAGTCGTCGTTGCTCACCTCGGCGGCGATCCACGGCCGCGCGCCTTACGACCACGTGCTGACCCACGGTTTCACCGTGGACGCGCAGGGCCGCAAGATGTCGAAGTCGCTCGGCAACGGCATCGAGCCGCAGGACATCATGAAGACCCTGGGCGCGGACATCCTGCGTCTGTGGATCTGCTCCACCGACTATCGCAACGAGATGTCGCTCTCGGACGAGATCCTGAAGCGCGTCGCGGACACGTACCGTCGTATCCGCAATACCGCGCGCTTCCTGCTCGGTAACCTGGATGGTTTCGATCCGGACAAACACCTGTTGGCGACCGGCGCGTGCCTCGATCTCGATCGCTGGGCCGTGCAGCAGGCGGCGGACACGCAGGCGGCGATCGTCGCGGCTTACGAACGCTACGACTTCCCCGAGATCGTCCAGCGCGTGCAGAACTTCTGCACCAACGAGCTCGGCGCGCTGTATCTCGACATCACGAAGGACCGCCTCTACACGATGCCGACCGACAGCCACGGTCGACGCAGCGCGCAGAGCGCGATGTACCGCATTCTCGAGGCGATGCTGCGCTGGCTCGCGCCGATCCTTAGCTTTACCGCCGAGGAAGTCTGGGCGCACATGCCGGGCTCGCGCGGTGAGTCGGTGCTGTTCGAGACCTTCTACGACGGGCTCGACGTGCGCCAGGATGGCGACGCCCGCGGTCACTGGTCCACCTTGCTGGCGATCCGCGAAACCGCCTCACGCGTGCTCGAAGGCATGCGCAAGACCGGCCAGATCGGCGCCTCGCTCGATGCCACGCTTACCCTGCATGCCGATACGGCCACGCAGGCTGCGCTTTCGGCCTCTGCGTCGGAACTGCGTTTCTTCTTCATCACGTCCGACGTCACGCCAGCCCCGCTGGATGACCGGCCGGCCACGGCCGAGCGCGTGGAACTCGAGGGGGCGGAGGTCTACGTTTCCGCCGCCGTGAGCGAGGCCGTGAAGTGCGTGCGTTGCTGGCATCATCGCCCGGATGTCGGCGTCGATCCGGCGCATCCGGAGATCTGCGGCCGTTGCGTGGAGAACGTGACGGGGCAGGGCGAGGATCGCCGCTGGTTCTGA
- the lspA gene encoding signal peptidase II has protein sequence MTARPQPNALSWLWLAAAMIGFDQLTKWWALTALQPAETPHPVIPGLLNWTLTFNTGAAFSFLADSAGWQRWFFVALAVGVSVTLGVWLSRTPRGDWRTAAPLALILGGALGNVIDRLHAAKVTDFIQVFIGSYPFPVFNVADSAISVGAVALIVFSLFGGQKSAT, from the coding sequence ATGACTGCACGCCCCCAACCTAACGCCCTGTCCTGGCTGTGGCTCGCCGCCGCCATGATCGGGTTCGACCAGCTCACCAAGTGGTGGGCCCTGACGGCCCTGCAGCCGGCAGAGACGCCGCACCCGGTCATTCCGGGCCTGCTCAACTGGACGCTCACCTTCAACACCGGCGCCGCTTTCAGCTTCCTCGCGGACAGCGCCGGCTGGCAACGCTGGTTCTTCGTGGCGCTGGCCGTCGGCGTCAGCGTCACGCTGGGTGTCTGGCTGTCGCGAACGCCGCGTGGCGACTGGCGCACCGCGGCGCCGTTGGCGCTAATCCTGGGCGGGGCCCTTGGCAACGTCATCGACCGGCTGCACGCCGCCAAGGTCACCGATTTCATTCAGGTATTCATCGGTAGCTACCCGTTCCCGGTGTTCAACGTGGCCGATTCCGCCATCAGCGTGGGCGCCGTGGCGCTGATCGTGTTCAGCCTGTTTGGCGGCCAGAAGTCCGCGACCTGA
- a CDS encoding PilW family protein, with protein sequence MTPSRMHSRLLSATRGFSLIELMVGIVISIICTLGMMAAFSAYESQKRTTTNGSDAQQNGSFSTFMLEREIRTAGSALVQGRNYGIWGCAIDAWSGGTKRLPLTAALAAPFDNWPLTTRAVPVLVAAGTGDKADVIGIVRGNPIARTFRTNMVSASGTTVTVDNTMAIFPGEYLLMSDKSGKCTFGLVSTVNGTSIGLDTAGSASDGFSAPAHYTASLSAYIFDMGVNPAVTLFSVNQTNNSLVGYDLLQRGAASGASIAPYPLADNVVQLKTLYGLAATPSDVTVDSWVKPTGTTWGIAALTPTPDTQDANNARSRIRAIRIAVVVRSRQQERAAPASAASSDVAYIGYTGSTTLTLFGDLDATLQYSVTTDPTYRYKVYDLVIPVRNNLITKFF encoded by the coding sequence ATGACACCTTCTCGTATGCACTCGCGTCTGCTTTCGGCTACGCGCGGATTCTCGCTGATCGAGCTGATGGTCGGCATCGTCATTTCGATCATCTGCACGCTCGGCATGATGGCCGCTTTCTCGGCCTATGAATCGCAGAAGCGCACCACCACGAACGGCAGCGATGCGCAGCAGAACGGCAGCTTTTCCACCTTCATGCTTGAGCGCGAGATCCGCACGGCGGGTTCGGCGCTCGTCCAGGGGCGCAACTACGGCATCTGGGGCTGCGCGATCGATGCCTGGTCGGGCGGTACGAAGCGCCTGCCGCTGACGGCAGCCCTCGCCGCGCCGTTCGACAACTGGCCGCTGACCACGCGCGCCGTACCCGTGCTGGTCGCTGCCGGTACGGGCGACAAGGCGGACGTCATCGGCATCGTGCGCGGCAATCCGATTGCGCGCACCTTCCGTACCAACATGGTCTCCGCATCGGGCACGACAGTCACGGTCGACAACACGATGGCGATCTTCCCGGGCGAATACCTGCTGATGTCCGACAAGTCGGGCAAGTGCACGTTCGGCCTCGTCAGCACGGTCAACGGTACGTCGATCGGCCTCGACACGGCGGGCAGCGCATCGGATGGCTTCTCGGCGCCCGCGCATTACACGGCCTCCTTGTCTGCCTACATCTTCGACATGGGCGTGAACCCTGCCGTCACGCTGTTCAGCGTGAATCAGACCAACAATTCGCTGGTGGGATACGACCTGCTCCAGCGCGGCGCCGCGTCAGGCGCGAGCATCGCGCCATATCCGCTGGCGGACAACGTCGTGCAGCTGAAGACGCTATATGGCCTGGCGGCTACACCGAGTGATGTCACGGTGGATTCGTGGGTGAAGCCCACCGGCACGACCTGGGGCATCGCCGCCCTGACGCCGACGCCCGACACGCAAGACGCGAACAACGCGCGCTCGCGCATTCGTGCCATCCGCATTGCCGTGGTGGTGCGTAGCCGGCAGCAGGAACGTGCGGCGCCTGCCAGTGCGGCGTCGTCGGACGTGGCGTACATCGGCTACACCGGGTCCACGACGCTGACGCTGTTCGGCGATCTCGACGCGACGTTGCAGTACTCGGTAACGACGGATCCCACGTATCGCTACAAGGTGTACGACCTGGTCATCCCCGTCCGCAACAACCTGATCACCAAGTTCTTCTGA
- a CDS encoding GspH/FimT family pseudopilin, producing MDGQHHLLDHPQGRKLLVMRRAARGFSLIELMVTIAVVAILLAIATPNFRDWMNNSRIRSASESIQNGLRVARNEAAQRGTWVRFELSSANSASWQVCQVTSGTGTCADTTPNAATLIEQRGGTEALVKLTGSTTAASQTTTTTTLTGGIPGGITFDPLARPFATGTTPLKRIDVAGANDAGRRLVILISAGGMVRMCDPDATLAATNAQSCKSN from the coding sequence ATGGACGGCCAGCACCACCTGCTGGACCATCCGCAGGGACGGAAGCTGCTCGTGATGCGGCGCGCGGCCCGGGGCTTTTCCCTGATCGAGCTGATGGTGACCATTGCGGTGGTCGCCATTCTGCTCGCCATCGCCACGCCGAATTTTCGTGACTGGATGAACAACTCGCGGATTCGCTCGGCGAGCGAGTCGATTCAGAACGGGTTGCGCGTTGCGCGCAACGAAGCCGCCCAGCGTGGTACCTGGGTGCGTTTCGAATTGTCTTCCGCCAACTCGGCATCGTGGCAGGTCTGCCAAGTAACCTCGGGCACGGGAACCTGCGCCGACACCACCCCTAACGCCGCCACCCTCATCGAGCAGCGCGGTGGCACCGAAGCCCTGGTCAAGCTCACCGGCAGCACCACCGCTGCGTCCCAGACGACGACCACGACGACGTTGACGGGCGGTATCCCGGGCGGCATCACGTTCGATCCGTTGGCCCGGCCGTTCGCTACGGGCACCACCCCCTTGAAGCGCATCGACGTGGCCGGCGCCAACGACGCGGGGCGTCGCCTGGTCATTCTGATCTCGGCCGGCGGCATGGTCCGCATGTGCGACCCGGACGCGACGCTCGCGGCCACGAATGCGCAGTCGTGCAAGAGCAACTAG
- a CDS encoding type IV pilus modification PilV family protein, with amino-acid sequence MNRPRHADTRGFVLLDALIAVLIFSFGILGIVALQASATKLGGDAKYRTDAALLADRLIADMWGAVPSTLATDYVTGGTAYVAWRDNLVDCAKAKVLTNCLPGVAANPPTVTVGTNNLVTITVKWQAPQETSPHQYITISQIQQ; translated from the coding sequence ATGAATCGTCCTCGTCACGCCGACACCCGTGGCTTCGTCCTGCTCGATGCCCTTATCGCGGTGCTCATCTTTTCGTTCGGCATTCTGGGCATCGTGGCGCTGCAGGCCAGTGCGACCAAGCTCGGCGGTGATGCCAAGTACCGTACCGATGCGGCGCTGCTTGCGGACCGTCTCATTGCCGACATGTGGGGCGCGGTGCCTTCGACGCTCGCGACCGATTACGTGACTGGCGGTACGGCCTATGTGGCGTGGCGCGACAACCTCGTCGATTGCGCCAAGGCAAAGGTGCTGACCAATTGCCTTCCAGGCGTGGCGGCCAACCCGCCCACCGTCACCGTGGGCACGAACAATCTCGTGACGATCACCGTCAAGTGGCAGGCTCCGCAGGAAACGAGCCCGCATCAATACATCACCATCTCCCAGATCCAGCAATAG
- a CDS encoding type IV pilin protein, whose protein sequence is MIVVAIIAILAAIAVPIYRDYLIRGYLTEAQAGLSAVRTAQEQYYQDNRSYQKPNGDCGASMPASTKFSYTCSPASNGQTWSAQASGIAGTAVAGFQYYIDQTNTRKTTGTPPKWTASTTCWTIRRDGSCS, encoded by the coding sequence ATGATCGTGGTCGCGATCATCGCCATCCTGGCAGCCATCGCCGTGCCCATCTATCGGGACTACTTGATCCGCGGTTATCTCACCGAGGCGCAGGCGGGGCTGTCGGCCGTGCGCACCGCACAGGAGCAGTACTACCAGGACAATCGTTCGTATCAGAAGCCGAACGGCGACTGCGGCGCGTCCATGCCCGCGTCGACGAAGTTCAGCTATACCTGCTCGCCCGCCAGCAACGGGCAGACATGGTCGGCACAGGCGAGTGGGATTGCTGGCACGGCCGTTGCGGGATTCCAGTATTACATCGACCAGACCAATACGCGTAAGACGACTGGCACGCCTCCCAAATGGACGGCCAGCACCACCTGCTGGACCATCCGCAGGGACGGAAGCTGCTCGTGA
- a CDS encoding pilus assembly PilX family protein, which yields MSKSMSSYSRLGAASRQKGMIATLIALVVLVATLLAAMALMRSVDTANSIAGSMTFRQGAMQEAERAYQDIRTKLESSFAPPVSNSDNPSMGYYASLQAHTSTTRPDIPDILLNKTQGAVVKMDQSDTKNDVYYVVERLCPTSNTPATINTCIVPGTAISGGTSSNLTTDPGIPFNTTGSAAAFRLTVRVDGQRNAVAYVQTILR from the coding sequence ATGTCCAAGTCCATGTCTTCCTACAGTCGCCTCGGCGCCGCATCGCGCCAGAAGGGCATGATCGCCACGTTGATCGCGCTGGTGGTGTTGGTTGCCACCTTGCTCGCCGCCATGGCACTCATGCGTTCCGTCGACACCGCCAATTCCATCGCGGGCAGCATGACCTTCCGGCAGGGCGCCATGCAGGAGGCGGAGCGCGCGTACCAGGACATCCGCACCAAGCTCGAGTCGTCGTTTGCGCCGCCAGTGAGTAACTCGGACAATCCGAGCATGGGGTACTACGCGTCGTTGCAGGCGCATACGTCGACCACACGCCCGGACATCCCCGACATCCTGCTCAACAAGACGCAGGGCGCTGTCGTGAAGATGGATCAGAGTGACACGAAGAACGACGTTTACTACGTCGTGGAGCGCCTCTGCCCTACATCCAATACGCCAGCGACCATCAACACGTGCATCGTGCCGGGTACGGCGATCAGTGGCGGCACCAGTTCGAATCTCACGACCGATCCCGGCATCCCGTTCAACACGACCGGCTCGGCCGCCGCGTTTCGCCTGACGGTGCGCGTGGACGGCCAGCGAAACGCGGTCGCCTACGTCCAAACGATCCTCCGCTGA